A portion of the Oncorhynchus gorbuscha isolate QuinsamMale2020 ecotype Even-year linkage group LG07, OgorEven_v1.0, whole genome shotgun sequence genome contains these proteins:
- the LOC124039509 gene encoding lipocalin-like — MRLSIMGVLLCATLVACVNVMPQKDFNLEKMAGKWWAVGFATNAKWFMNRKAGMKMGTSMMLPTAGGDLDISSTNQDADGSCWRMTHLAKKTDIPGRFTFTSQRWNNENDMRVVAVQYDDFALIHTIKTKHGVTDVVNKLFSRTPEVSADVQKKFMQFSLDTGILSGNIVFLPNNGECAEA, encoded by the exons ATGAGGCTGAGCATAATGGGAGTTCTGCTGTGCGCTACGCTGGTCGCCTGTGTCAACGTCATGCCTCAGAAAGACTTCAACctggagaag ATGGCTGGTAAGTGGTGGGCCGTGGGCTTTGCCACCAACGCCAAGTGGTTTATGAACCGTAAGGCTGGTATGAAGATGGGAACTTCCATGATGCTGCCCACTGCCGGAGGTGACCTGGACATCAGCAGCACCAACCAgga TGCTGATGGCTCTTGCTGGAGGATGACCCATCTGGCCAAGAAGACTGACATACCAGGCCGCTTCACCTTCACCAGCCAGC gttggaataatgaaaatgacatgCGTGTAGTAGCTGTCCAGTATGATGACTTTGCTCTGATCCACACCATCAAGACCAAACACGGAGTAACTGACGTGGTCAACAAACTCTTCA gTCGCACTCCAGAGGTGAGCGCAGATGTCCAGAAGAAGTTCATGCAGTTCTCTCTGGATACAGGAATCCTCTCTGGGAACATTGTTTTCCTGCCCAACAATG GTGAATGTGCCGAGGCATAA
- the zgc:194621 gene encoding uncharacterized protein zgc:194621 — translation MPTTRVIKQKPVIETKTRVVEVKTKPVETKPALTTQHKVTAPRKPRASSCPRCIHSDRCETTKTQQQVKLCAPRCDRRARSTSTAPKSTLSSSKSAVLCQKPTATSPKSTVTSSKSKEASQARQEEERTSRPRAHYAIQSHKAFTVIPPNPKKRIEIQQKAEAELAALEDLRLSRATLYVSIDPSSVGGSLSLEEVRLKQQQEMQTRRKQRQMKKYMFDTSPVVLG, via the exons ATGCCGACCACAAGGGTTATCAAGCAAAAGCCTGTTATTGAAACGAAAACAAGAGTCGTCGAAGTGAAAACAAAACCGGTTGAAACGAAACCAGCATTGACAACTCAACACAAAGTCACAGCTCCTCGCAAACCGCGGGCGTCGAGCTGTCCCAGATGTATCCATAGCGACCGATGCGAGACCACGAAGACCCAGCAGCAGGTCAAGCTGTGCGCTCCCAGGTGCGATAGGAGAGCGAGATCAACCTCCACCGCTCCCAAATCAACACTCTCCTCTTCGAAATCAGCTGTGCTCTGTCAAAAACCAACAGCCACGTCTCCAAAATCAACTGTAACTTCTTCCAAGTCTAAAGAAGCATCTCAGGCGAGGCAGGAAGAGGAACGGACTTCGAGACCCAGGGCGCACTATGCAATTCAGAG TCACAAAGCTTTCACGGTCATCCCTCCTAACCCCAAGAAAAGAATAGAGATCCAGCAAA AGGCGGAGGCAGAGCTGGCAGCTTTGGAGGATCTGAGGCTGAGCAGAGCCACGCTCTATGTCTCCATTGACCCCAGCAGTGTTG gtggGAGTCTGAGTCTGGAGGAGGTGCGGCTAAAGCAGCAGCAGGAAATGCAGACCAGGAGGAAGCAGAGACag ATGAAGAAATATATGTTTGATACGTCACCCGTGGTGTTGGGATGA